From one Culex quinquefasciatus strain JHB chromosome 3, VPISU_Cqui_1.0_pri_paternal, whole genome shotgun sequence genomic stretch:
- the LOC119769766 gene encoding uncharacterized protein LOC119769766 has protein sequence MKAFIALFVATLAVAAQAGYVPSAWPAVSTYGVDSWNGWNGFNSWNNLNSWNGLNSWSGLNSYPYGVNQWSSAAAWPATYSNDYTNNWYGLGGKTIVQANVAKVNPWGLPLASSYGYGYNNYLGAAIPAAKYVAANPGSVHVAPLVGHAINQKLIVA, from the exons ATGAAG GCCTTCATCGCTCTGTTCGTTGCCACTTTGGCCGTTGCTGCCCAAGCTGGATATGTCCCGTCGGCGTGGCCTGCAGTGTCCACCTACGGCGTGGACTCGTGGAACGGCTGGAACGGTTTCAACTCCTGGAACAACCTCAACTCCTGGAACGGCCTCAACTCCTGGAGCGGTCTGAACAGCTACCCGTACGGAGTCAACCAGTGGTCTTCGGCGGCGGCTTGGCCAGCGACCTACTCCAACGACTACACCAACAACTGGTACGGACTCGGTGGAAAGACCATCGTCCAGGCTAATGTTGCCAAGGTCAACCCGTGGGGACTTCCGCTGGCGTCGTCGTACGGCTACGGATACAACAACTACCTGGGAGCTGCGATTCCGGCAGCCAAGTATGTCGCTGCCAACCCCGGATCGGTCCATGTGGCTCCGCTGGTCGGACATGCCATCAACCAGAAGCTGATCGTTGCTTAA
- the LOC119769767 gene encoding uncharacterized protein LOC119769767 isoform X3, producing MKAFIALFVATLAVAAQAGYVPSAWPAVSAYGVDSWNSWNGLNSWNGLNSWNGLNSYPYGVNQWSSAAAWPATYSNGYTNNWYGLGVKTVVQANVAKVNPWGLPLASSYGYGYNNYLGAAIPAAKYVAANPGSVHVAPLVGHAINQKLIVA from the exons ATGAAG GCCTTCATCGCTCTGTTTGTTGCCACTTTGGCCGTTGCCGCCCAAGCTGGATATGTCCCATCGGCGTGGCCTGCAGTGTCCGCCTACGGTGTTGACTCGTGGAACAGCTGGAACGGTCTCAACTCCTGGAACGGCTTGAACTCCTGGAACGGTTTGAACAGCTACCCGTATGGAGTCAACCAGTGGTCCTCGGCGGCGGCTTGGCCAGCGACCTACTCCAACGGCTACACCAACAACTGGTACGGACTCGGTGTAAAGACCGTCGTCCAGGCTAACGTTGCCAAGGTCAACCCGTGGGGACTTCCGCTGGCTTCGTCATACGGCTACGGATACAACAACTACCTGGGAGCTGCGATTCCGGCGGCCAAGTATGTCGCTGCCAACCCCGGATCGGTCCATGTGGCCCCGCTGGTCGGACATGCCATCAACCAGAAGCTGATTGTTGCTTAA
- the LOC119769767 gene encoding uncharacterized protein LOC119769767 isoform X2: MKAFIALFVATLAVAAQAGYVPSAWPAVSTYGVDSWNGWNGLNSWNGLNSWNGLNSWSGLNSYPYGVNQWSSAAAWPATYSNGYTNNWYGLGGKTVVQANVAKVNPWGLPLASSYGYGYNNYLGAAIPSAKYVAANPGSVHVAPLVGHAINQKLIVA; encoded by the exons ATGAAG GCCTTCATCGCTCTGTTCGTTGCCACTTTGGCCGTTGCTGCCCAAGCTGGATATGTCCCGTCGGCGTGGCCTGCAGTGTCCACCTACGGCGTGGACTCGTGGAACGGCTGGAACGGTCTCAACTCCTGGAACGGCCTGAACTCTTGGAATGGCCTCAACTCCTGGAGCGGTCTGAACAGCTACCCGTACGGAGTCAACCAGTGGTCCTCGGCGGCGGCATGGCCAGCGACCTACTCCAACGGCTACACCAACAACTGGTACGGACTCGGTGGAAAGACCGTCGTCCAGGCTAATGTTGCCAAGGTCAACCCGTGGGGACTTCCGCTGGCTTCGTCGTACGGCTACGGATACAATAACTACCTGGGAGCGGCGATTCCGTCCGCCAAGTACGTCGCTGCCAACCCCGGATCGGTCCATGTGGCCCCGCTGGTCGGACATGCCATCAACCAGAAGCTGATCGttgcctga
- the LOC119769765 gene encoding uncharacterized protein LOC119769765, producing MKAFIALFVVTLAVAAQAGYVPSAWPAVSTYGVNSWNGWNGLNSWNSLNSWNGLNSWSGLNSYPYGVNQWSSAAAWPATYSNGYTNNWYGLGGKTVVQANVAKVNPWGLPLASSYGYGYNNYLGAAIPSAKYVAANPGSVHVAPLVGHAINQKLIVA from the exons ATGAAG GCCTTCATCGCTCTGTTCGTTGTCACTTTGGCCGTTGCCGCCCAAGCTGGATATGTCCCGTCGGCGTGGCCTGCAGTGTCCACCTACGGCGTGAACTCGTGGAACGGCTGGAACGGTCTCAACTCCTGGAACAGCCTCAACTCCTGGAATGGCCTCAACTCCTGGAGCGGTCTGAACAGCTACCCGTACGGAGTCAACCAGTGGTCCTCGGCGGCGGCATGGCCAGCGACCTACTCCAACGGCTACACCAACAACTGGTACGGACTCGGTGGAAAGACCGTCGTCCAGGCTAATGTTGCCAAGGTCAACCCGTGGGGACTTCCGCTGGCGTCGTCGTACGGCTACGGATACAACAACTACCTGGGAGCGGCGATTCCGTCCGCCAAGTATGTCGCTGCCAACCCCGGATCGGTCCATGTGGCCCCACTGGTCGGACATGCCATCAACCAGAAGTTGATTGTTGCctaa